A section of the Halogranum gelatinilyticum genome encodes:
- a CDS encoding TIGR00341 family protein: MRLVQVLIPEGKSDSVLTALDDQGIDYAVFEEVGRGDFEAMVQFPVPPSGVEPIMEELTAAGIRDDSYTIVLPTETVVSQRLSALEARFPSLRISREELYARAGDLAPANSTFFAFLILSTVIATTGLLLDSAATIIGAMVVAPLMGPAISASVGTVLDDQRMAARGVKLQVFGLLAAIATGAILGWLLQQTVLIPPQLDIQSIPQVAERTSPNFLSLFLALGSGIAGALSIIRGSGSSLVGVAIAVALVPPAATAGLGLAFGLPGVAVAGTVLVVINLLAINVSALVLLYVAGFKPLEAGRFDGVRSSVFSRIVVIVVAIAVLSVVLGAVTWTSFQAESLERQTQTVLQQQFDEADIEGVQLVSVTVDYRPADILLGNQPQVDVLVGIPRSLEAPPDLAQRFDDTLTDELGRDVVVRVGFIEAQLSEAEERDPPLGWPSMASPPTGTAEPMGTARPM, translated from the coding sequence ATGCGTCTGGTCCAAGTGTTGATACCCGAGGGTAAGAGCGATAGTGTACTCACAGCCCTCGACGACCAAGGAATCGACTATGCGGTCTTCGAGGAAGTTGGACGTGGTGACTTCGAAGCGATGGTCCAGTTTCCCGTGCCGCCGAGCGGTGTCGAGCCGATCATGGAGGAACTCACTGCGGCGGGCATTCGGGACGACTCGTACACCATCGTCCTTCCGACCGAGACGGTCGTCTCACAACGACTCTCGGCACTGGAAGCGCGGTTTCCGAGCCTCCGCATCTCCCGCGAGGAGTTGTACGCACGGGCGGGAGACCTCGCACCCGCGAACTCGACGTTCTTCGCCTTTCTAATCTTGAGTACAGTCATCGCCACGACGGGCCTGTTACTCGACTCCGCGGCCACGATCATCGGGGCGATGGTCGTTGCCCCGCTGATGGGACCGGCGATCTCCGCGAGCGTCGGGACCGTTCTCGACGACCAACGGATGGCGGCGAGAGGGGTGAAGCTCCAGGTGTTCGGACTGCTCGCCGCGATTGCGACCGGGGCGATCTTGGGCTGGCTGCTCCAGCAGACGGTCCTCATCCCACCACAACTCGATATTCAGTCGATTCCGCAGGTCGCAGAGCGGACCAGTCCGAACTTCTTGTCGCTCTTTCTCGCGCTCGGGTCGGGCATCGCGGGGGCACTCAGCATCATCCGCGGCTCCGGCTCGTCGCTCGTGGGCGTCGCAATCGCCGTCGCACTCGTGCCGCCCGCCGCGACGGCCGGGCTGGGTCTCGCCTTCGGTCTCCCGGGTGTCGCCGTCGCGGGGACCGTGCTCGTCGTCATTAACCTGCTCGCCATCAACGTCTCGGCACTCGTCTTGCTCTACGTCGCCGGCTTCAAGCCGCTGGAGGCGGGGCGGTTCGACGGGGTCCGTTCGTCCGTCTTCTCCCGTATCGTCGTCATCGTCGTCGCCATCGCCGTGCTCTCGGTCGTCCTCGGTGCCGTGACCTGGACGAGCTTCCAAGCGGAATCCCTCGAACGACAGACGCAGACCGTCCTCCAACAGCAGTTCGACGAGGCCGACATCGAGGGGGTGCAACTCGTCAGCGTCACCGTCGATTACCGCCCTGCCGACATCCTGCTCGGAAACCAACCGCAGGTCGACGTGCTCGTCGGGATCCCCCGCAGTCTCGAAGCACCACCCGACCTCGCCCAACGGTTCGACGATACGCTGACCGACGAACTGGGCCGTGACGTCGTCGTCCGAGTGGGCTTCATCGAGGCACAGCTGTCGGAGGCAGAAGAACGAGACCCACCGCTCGGATGGCCGTCGATGGCGTCGCCGCCGACGGGGACGGCGGAACCGATGGGAACAGCGAGACCGATGTGA
- a CDS encoding DUF1269 domain-containing protein: protein MTSLVVLAFKTIDGAEQAREKLYELQKQQLITLEDAAVVRRDENGKVKVKQAHSLVGAGALGGAFWGMLIGLLFWAPWLGLLAGAASGALSGKLTDIGVDDKFIEEVSETIEPGHSALFLMTREAQVERVRDEMTDFDFEIIQTNLSPADERALKDTFAAEEVSG from the coding sequence ATGACTTCGTTAGTTGTGCTTGCGTTCAAGACCATAGACGGTGCGGAACAGGCCCGGGAGAAGCTCTACGAACTCCAGAAACAGCAGCTCATCACACTCGAAGACGCGGCAGTCGTTCGCCGGGACGAGAACGGGAAAGTGAAAGTCAAACAGGCCCACAGCCTCGTCGGTGCGGGCGCGCTCGGGGGTGCCTTCTGGGGAATGCTCATCGGCCTGCTCTTCTGGGCACCGTGGCTCGGACTCCTCGCGGGGGCGGCATCCGGCGCGCTTTCGGGCAAACTCACCGACATCGGCGTCGACGACAAGTTCATCGAGGAGGTGAGCGAGACGATCGAACCCGGCCACTCCGCCCTCTTCTTGATGACCCGCGAGGCACAGGTCGAGCGCGTCAGAGACGAGATGACTGACTTCGACTTCGAAATCATCCAGACGAACCTCTCTCCGGCCGACGAACGGGCACTCAAGGACACGTTCGCTGCCGAAGAAGTCAGCGGGTGA